Proteins encoded together in one Hymenobacter monticola window:
- a CDS encoding PAS domain-containing protein, translating into MSNSPSANPLPAEALPTGASQGQVGPEQFTFLADMIPQLVWITDPTGFHTYFNQRWINYTGYDLAGSVGPDMWNNLLHPDDRARAREVWGHSLATGDDYNIEYRFKGRDGAYRWFLGQALPRRGEDGRIIAWFGTCTDIQEQRQMREQLEAAYSDLEAKVMFRTLDLERELKELKAQADK; encoded by the coding sequence GTGAGTAATTCGCCTTCCGCTAATCCTTTGCCCGCCGAAGCGCTGCCGACCGGTGCCTCGCAGGGCCAAGTGGGTCCTGAACAGTTTACGTTTCTGGCCGACATGATTCCGCAATTGGTATGGATAACGGACCCCACGGGCTTCCATACTTACTTCAATCAACGCTGGATTAATTACACCGGCTACGACCTGGCTGGCAGTGTGGGGCCCGATATGTGGAACAACCTCCTGCACCCCGACGACCGCGCCCGGGCCCGCGAAGTGTGGGGTCACTCGTTGGCCACCGGCGACGATTATAACATCGAATACCGTTTTAAGGGGCGAGATGGTGCTTATCGGTGGTTTTTGGGTCAGGCGCTGCCGCGCCGCGGCGAAGACGGGCGCATCATTGCGTGGTTCGGTACCTGCACCGACATCCAGGAACAGCGCCAGATGCGCGAGCAGCTGGAAGCTGCTTATTCCGATTTGGAGGCCAAGGTGATGTTCCGCACGCTGGATTTGGAACGTGAGCTAAAAGAGTTGAAAGCGCAAGCTGATAAATAA